A stretch of Castanea sativa cultivar Marrone di Chiusa Pesio chromosome 2, ASM4071231v1 DNA encodes these proteins:
- the LOC142623765 gene encoding uncharacterized protein LOC142623765: MVRKCRGIAEIAVMEVAQVGVRTTRAREGLASSAAAATATTTATKRRKLNAGDLNSPSSSSSSPYVPLVITPAENDERCSSPSSVHAATSCCSSNGSSSLAEEEENFKFVDLQDDSAEVETSTYSCYRERREATPSSELESTASPTPASTRRRSTVEKSIMPTESELEEFFSAAEKDIQKRFKEKYNYDIVKDAPLEGRYEWIRLKP; the protein is encoded by the exons atggtGAGGAAGTGTAGGGGAATTGCGGAGATTGCAGTAATGGAGGTGGCTCAGGTTGGTGTGAGGACTACGAGAGCTCGAGAAGGTCTTGCCAGctcagcagcagcagcaaccgCCACCACCACTGCCACCAAGAGAAGGAAGCTCAACGCCGGAGATTTGAATTCtccgtcgtcgtcgtcgtcgtcgccGTATGTTCCACTAGTAATTACGCCGGCGGAGAACGATGAACGCTGTTCAAGCCCTAGCTCCGTTCACGCTGCCACGTCGTGTTGCTCTAGTAACGGATCAAGCTCGCTCGCTGAGGAAGAAGAGAATTTCAAATTCGTAGATCTACAG gATGACAGTGCTGAAGTTGAAACATCCACTTACAGTTGCTACAGAGAAAG GAGAGAAGCGACGCCGTCTAGCGAGCTGGAGTCAACGGCAAGTCCAACTCCGGCGAGCACTCGCCGGAGATCAACGGTGGAGAAGAGTATTATGCCGACGGAGTCTGAGCTCGAAGAATTCTTCTCCGCCGCTGAAAAAGACATCCAAAAGCGCTTCAAAGAAAA GTACAATTACGATATTGTCAAGGACGCGCCCTTAGAAGGCCGTTACGAATGGATTCGATTAAAGccgtga